One segment of Scyliorhinus torazame isolate Kashiwa2021f chromosome 14, sScyTor2.1, whole genome shotgun sequence DNA contains the following:
- the gpr160 gene encoding probable G-protein coupled receptor 160 — METVFCENCIKIDINLYFYQVIDGRNLLLVVLFAKMALNLLILIAKRSMLQSLIGYFCISLSLMDIALFVNVLMVSCFKTRMILGTQVGNHHICLLLQIFSSIYSVLHFPTFFLSGLDYYLNLPALPKPASTFRKMLYIFTVLLLWIGAIAYVFGIHSLHPPLKAILYYYLFQCEIAISLQSRFLSVMILLTVVFVTVYCWSGLRSLVRSLKVVSYLEEIVVLCSHSNAWLQSHSFKKQLLTNVTMCFLLTWSPFILLQLTVVLIWSPLPAYMDLNVPWFCFINSFLIGAVYWLKYGEIPQDAISSFPDSFCHWKFCHLQQDCTTDNVGWIPEKGDNDSNILIA, encoded by the coding sequence ATGGAGACTGTTTTCTGTGAGAACTGCATAAAGATTGACATTAACTTGTACTTCTACCAGGTCATTGATGGCAGAAATTTATTGCTCGTTGTCCTGTTTGCAAAGATGGCCCTCAATTTACTCATCTTGATTGCAAAACGAAGCATGCTCCAGAGTTTAATTGGCTATTtctgcatctccctgtccctgATGGACATTGCATTGTTCGTGAACGTGCTAATGGTTTCATGTTTTAAGACCCGGATGATTCTTGGAACTCAAGTTGGCAACCATCATATCTGCCTGCTTCTCCAGATCTTCTCCAGCATTTACAGTGTCCTGCATTTTCCCACCTTCTTCCTGTCTGGCCTTGATTATTACCTAAATTTACCAGCTCTCCCCAAGCCTGCAAGCACCTTCCGGAAAATGCTATATATTTTCACCGTCCTGCTGTTATGGATTGGAGCCATTGCCTACGTTTTTGGTATCCACAGCCTGCATCCACCATTAAAGGCAATCCTCTACTACTACTTGTTCCAATGCGAGATTGCCATCAGCCTCCAGAGTCGCTTTCTGTCCGTCATGATACTGCTGACTGTGGTTTTTGTGACTGTCTATTGTTGGTCTGGTTTGCGCTCCCTTGTTAGGTCTCTGAAGGTGGTTTCCTACCTTGAAGAAATTGTGGTGTTGTGTTCACACTCCAACGCCTGGCTTCAGTCGCACTCGTTCAAGAAACAACTCCTGACTAATGTCACCATGTGCTTTCTCTTGACCTGGAGCCCGTTTATTCTGCTTCAGCTGACCGTTGTTTTGATCTGGTCTCCTCTGCCTGCATACATGGATTTGAACGTTCCGTGGTTTTGCTTCATTAATAGCTTCCTCATTGGAGCCGTCTACTGGCTAAAGTATGGCGAGATACCCCAGGATGCCATTTCCTCGTTTCCCGACAGCTTCTGCCATTGGAAGTTTTGCCATCTTCAGCAGGATTGCACTACAGATAACGTGGGATGGATCCCAGAGAAAGGGGACAATGATTCAAACATTCTAATTGCCTGA